TGGGCTGCTACGGTCAGACGAAGATCCGTACGCCGAATATCGACCGCCTGGCGGCACAAGGCATGCGGTTTTCGCGCCATTACAGTGGCTCGCCCGTGTGTGCGCCATCGCGATGCGTGTTGATGACCGGGCTGCACTCCGGTCACGCGTTCATCCGCAACAACCGCCAACGGGTGCAGGGCGAGCCCGGGCAATACCCGATTCCCGACGAGACCGTCACACTTGCCGAATTGCTGCACGCGGCCGGCTATGCGACGGGCGGTTTCGGCAAGTGGGGGCTCGGCGGCGTCGAGACTTCCGGCGCACCACAACGGCAAGGCTTCGACCGCTTCTTTGGCTACAACTGCCAAGGCGTGGCCCATAACTTCTTTCCCACGTTTCTCTGGGACAACGATCGGCGCGTCGCGCTGGATAATCCGGAATTCGCCGCGCATCAGTCGCTGCCGCCGGATGCCGACCCGCACGACCCGGCGAGCTACGCCCGGTATACCGGTCGGCAATACTCGGCCGACGTGATCGCCGAACAAGCGTTCGAGTTTGTCCGGGCCCATCGCCAGCGGCCGTTCTTCCTGTATTTCCCCTCGACGATTCCGCACCTGGCGCTCCAAGCCCCGGCCGACGCCTTGGCTGCCTACGAACACGCCTTTGCCGAGACGCCCTATCGGGGCGAGCGCCGCTATTTGCCGCAGCGCATGCCGCGCGCCTGCTATGCGGCCATGGTCTCGCGGCTGGATCAGCACGTCGGCCGACTGCTCGACCTGCTCGACGAGTTGCAGCTGGCCGACAACACGCTGATCGTATTCACCAGCGACAATGGCCCCGCGGTGAGCGGTACGGGCGG
This region of Pirellulales bacterium genomic DNA includes:
- a CDS encoding arylsulfatase, coding for MNNRPWLAVFVVLLVVVGAEVSPLAAAQPPPNIVFILADDLGWGDLGCYGQTKIRTPNIDRLAAQGMRFSRHYSGSPVCAPSRCVLMTGLHSGHAFIRNNRQRVQGEPGQYPIPDETVTLAELLHAAGYATGGFGKWGLGGVETSGAPQRQGFDRFFGYNCQGVAHNFFPTFLWDNDRRVALDNPEFAAHQSLPPDADPHDPASYARYTGRQYSADVIAEQAFEFVRAHRQRPFFLYFPSTIPHLALQAPADALAAYEHAFAETPYRGERRYLPQRMPRACYAAMVSRLDQHVGRLLDLLDELQLADNTLIVFTSDNGPAVSGTGGVDTDFFGSGGTLHGRKGSIYEGGLRVPLIVRWPEHIAAGSTSDRVCGFEDWLPTLLELTGQGASIPAGLDGLTFGATLLGQSQKERPFLYREFADDGGQQAVWQGPWKAVRQRMARTKGKQGPRTELYNLSIDPDETTDVAAAHPEVVSQLEGILAAQHVASTVFPLPGIGPKGKPGGD